GCGACTACCGCTATTTCCCCGAACCGGATTTAGCGCCGATTGAAGTTTCCAAAGAACAGTTAGAAAAATGGCGTGCTGAGTTGCCAGAATTACCAGCCCAAAAACGCCATCGCTATGAAAGCGAACTGGGACTTTCCGCTTACGACACCCGCGTACTAACCGATGAGCGAGCGGTAGCGGAATATTTTGAAGCAACTGTGGCGGCTGGAGCCTCGGCAAAACAAGCTGCTAACTGGATTATGGGAGATATTGCAGCTTACTTAAATAGCAATAAGCTCAACATTACCGAACTTGCCCTCAAACCAAATACTCTTGCCGAATTGATTCAGTTGATTGAAGGCAATACAATCAGCGGCAAAATTGCTAAAGATATCTTGCCTGAACTGCTAGCTCAAGGTGGTTCGGCGAAGGAGTTAGTAGAACGTAAAGGATTAATTCAAATTTCCGATCGCAGCGCCATAGAAGCGATTGTAGAGCAAGTCATTGCTGCCAATCCCAAAGAACTAGAACAGTACCGTAACGGCAAAACCAAGCTTCTCGGCTTTTTTGTTGGGCAAGTGCTGAAGCAAACAGGCGGAAGGGCAGATCCGAAACTGACAAACCAACTGTTAGCGGAAAAGCTCAATGGGTAATAGGTAGTTGGTAGTTGGTAGTTGTTGGGTATTGATGAGTGGCTGGTGGCTAGTAGCTGGAATTTTTTCTAGTCTCCAGCCGCGCTTTTACTAGCCACTAATAACTGATAACTGGTTACTGCTCCCTGCTCGCTGCTCTCTGCTTCCTCCAAAAACAGCAATTCTTCATCGGATCTTTAAGAAAATCCCGTAGAAAGCCGTAAGATTCTTTACACACCACCTGTTATATTCTACTGAGTAGATGCACCCTGATGATTGGGAGAGTCACCGAACTGACTCTCTTTTTTTTTGGCTTTTTTCAGCGAGCAGTGAATAGTAGTAATGGGTAGTTGGTAGTTGGCAAGAGGCTTTCTTGTTTTTCTCCCCTGCATTCCGAGCGCAAGTAACTGATAACTGATAACTGATAACTGAAAAAGCTACGATCGCTTCAAGTAGAAAAAGGAATTAATGAGATAATTTCTTATTAAGTTCTATGCCTCCGTTGTCATGACTATCACCATTTCTCAGCAAGCATACGAAGACTTATTTGGTGAGACAGTAGAGCATTCTCAACACCCCGATCCAGACGATCCGCTAGATGTGGTTTACAAATACCCGCGACAGTTAGCACAGGGTTACTGGCGGAGAATTTATCTGCGTCAAGGATTGGAGTTGGAGATCGGAAGTATCCAAATGCACGATCGCCTGCTAATAACATACCCAGAACAGGAACATCCGTGGTTAGAGTATCACTTTCATTTTTCAGGCGAACATGAGGATAAATACACATCCATTAGTGGAGGACAATACATTTTTTCTGGCAGTGGACTAGAGCCGAAAAAGACAGTTGATGATTCAGATCGACAGCCCTATCTGGAGCTGATTATTTTCATGCAGCCCGACTTATTGTACTCTTTTGCAGGCGATCGAGATGGGCAATTAGCTTCAGAGTTGCAACAGTGGATTCGGCAGCCACATCAGCGGTGTTACTATCACTGCAAAACTGCAACATTAGCCATGCAAACAGTAGCGCGGCAAATCTTGCAATGTCCCTATCGGGGAGTTGCCAAGCGTTTGTATTTGGAAGCCAAAGCTTTAGAGTTGATGGCGATGTTGGTTGGACAAGAACTGGAAATCCAGGATAAGAAATCCAGTCCTCACCTGTTCAAGCCAGATGTGATAGAAAGAATTCACCATGCTAGAGATATTTTGCTGAAACGATTGCATAACCCGCCTTCATTAATCGAATTAGCAAGAGCAGTGGGTTTAAATGATTATCTGCTCAAGTTAGGATTTCGTCACTGTTTTGGCACAACAGTCTTTAGCTACCTGCATTGCTATCGGCTGGAACAAGCCCGTCAACTCCTAGAAACTGGAGAAATGAAAGTGTCAGAAATTGCCGATCTTGTTGGGTTTCGCAGTCAGAGCTACTTCGCCGCAGCCTTTAGAACAAAATTCGGTCTTTGTCCAAAGCAGTATCAAATGCAACACAAAAAATCCGTCTAGCGACAAAAAGTAATCCGCCTAGCGATAAAAAAGCCTTCAAATTACATCAACCAGTTTGGTAATGTTTCTGACAATTCTTCTCATTTTGGTGTGAGTGATGTTGAAACTGTGGCAGCGATCGCTATTTCTAGCGGGTGTGTTTTCTGTTTCGATCGTTCCTGTAGTATGCGTAGAAGATCGGGTTTTTGCCCAGTCTGCCATCGAGATGCGATCGCCTGTTACAGTCACAGGCGTGCGGCTGAACCAAACTGCTAGTGGTTTGGAAGTCTTACTAGAAACTACCAGCTCTGAGTCTTTATCTGTCGTAACTTCCGGCTATGGAAAAACTTATGTTGCCAATATTCCTAACGCACAACTAGCCTTACCAGAAGAAAAAAGCTTTCGTCAAGACAACCCCACCGCAGGAATTGCAGTTGTCAGCGTCACTCCACAAGGAGCAAATGGGATTAGGGTAATAGCGATCGGTTCTGGAGGATTGCCAACAGCAAAATTAAGGCAGAGTAATGGCAATAGTATTCTTAGTTTAACTGCTCCTACTGCTCCCACAGCTCAAACACCCATACCAGCGCCACCAGAAGGGGAAACCGCACCGCCTCAACCTCCGACTCAACCAGGGGAATCTACACCAGAAGCACAAGGGGAAGCACCCGCACCACAAGCACCCGCACCACAAGATGGAACGGCAGCAGGGGACGAGGAACAAGAAATTGTGGTGACAGGCGAACAAGAAGAAACTGGATATAGCGTCCCTAATGCCTCAACTGCTACCAAAACAGACACGCCCTTGCGCGACATCCCCCAATCGATTCAGGTAGTGCCGCAACAGGTGATTGAAGACCGCAATGTGAGAAATGTAACCCAGGCATTGGAAACGGTTAGTGGCGTTGTTGGTGCCGGAAGCATATCCGGTTCATCTGCGGGAGGTAGAATCATTAGAGGATTTCAGCAGGATGGAAATTTTCGTAATGGCTATCGAGATGCTCCTAATTTCTACATCCTCAGCAGTCCAATTGGAACAATTGAACAAGTGGAAGTCCTCAAAGGACCAGCCTCAGTTCTGTTTGGCGGTTTAGAACCAGGTGGAATTGTCAACGTGACCACTAAACAACCCCTGAGCGAACCTTTTTACAATCTTGAATTTGAAGTGGGAAACCGTAACTTTTATCAACCTAAAATAGATTTATCAGGACCTTTGACAGAAGATAAAAATTTGCTCTATCGCTTCATCGCTGGTTATGAAAGTACAGACGGTT
This window of the Chroococcidiopsis thermalis PCC 7203 genome carries:
- a CDS encoding helix-turn-helix transcriptional regulator, whose product is MTITISQQAYEDLFGETVEHSQHPDPDDPLDVVYKYPRQLAQGYWRRIYLRQGLELEIGSIQMHDRLLITYPEQEHPWLEYHFHFSGEHEDKYTSISGGQYIFSGSGLEPKKTVDDSDRQPYLELIIFMQPDLLYSFAGDRDGQLASELQQWIRQPHQRCYYHCKTATLAMQTVARQILQCPYRGVAKRLYLEAKALELMAMLVGQELEIQDKKSSPHLFKPDVIERIHHARDILLKRLHNPPSLIELARAVGLNDYLLKLGFRHCFGTTVFSYLHCYRLEQARQLLETGEMKVSEIADLVGFRSQSYFAAAFRTKFGLCPKQYQMQHKKSV